In Deinococcus depolymerans, one DNA window encodes the following:
- a CDS encoding type I restriction endonuclease subunit R: MTLFNEANSVRDFVRDRVSSTQVPFAPGSALSRTTSDVLLESQVKAALIRLNPEIAADPAKAEQVLYNLRAILLSARTSPHPVVANEEFTAWLTGQKSMPLGKEGEHVTVRLIDFDHPEANEWTISTEVTFVQGRVEKRFDLVLWCNGFPLVVGEAKSPTRPAYTWIDAAAQIHDDYEKSVAPFFVPNVFSFATEGKDFRYGTVGMPVELWGPWREEDTDVDAPAKIGLAAVGEAVDGVLKPAAVLDFLRFFTLFATDKKHRKIKIIARFQQFQATNLIVERVLLGKVKQGLIWHFQGSGKSLLMVFTALKLRAMAQLTNPTILIVVDRIDLDTQITGTFTASDVPGLVSTDDSAQLLKLLGGGARKIIITTIHKFKDAEGVLDGRNNIIAMVDEAHRTQEGDLGQKMRAALPNAFLFGLTGTPINKRDRNTFMWFGAQEDEGGYLSRYSFQDSIRDGATLPLHFEPRLSKLHIDQEAIDTAFAELASERRLSEEDKITLSKKAASIEVLIKAPDRVRQIAADIAEHFKTKIEPEGFKAQVVVYDKASCVAYKEELDHHLGADASTIVMSKARGDKPEWSKWTPGAEDLEQVLARFNDPADPLKIIIVTAKLLTGFDAPILQCQYLDKPLKEHTLLQAITRTNRVYPPYKKYGLIVDYLGVFDDVAKSLAFDDQAVQRVIANIEELKNQLEPAMAAAIQFFPGVDRTVGGYEGLIQAQSAIADTATRDAFGLAYSVVSQLWEALSPDPMLADYKADYRWLTDVYESVRPSDITGRLVWHALGAKTIDLINEHVRIEIPESAETVVLDAQTIEDLMLGKGGDVPPKEIEKLITARIARHLNNPVFVALGQRLNALRVKYADIQQSSLDFLRELLELARDTVAAEKAVKEVPREEKGKAALSELFDTLKTEQTPIIVDNIVNRIDEVVRAIRFDGWQSTIRGDQEVRQALRKTLYVQFKIRDNDVFEKALGYIREYY, from the coding sequence ATGACCCTCTTCAACGAAGCCAACTCCGTGCGCGACTTCGTGCGTGACCGGGTGTCCTCCACGCAGGTGCCGTTCGCCCCGGGCTCTGCACTGTCACGCACCACCAGCGATGTGCTGCTGGAAAGTCAGGTGAAAGCGGCACTGATTCGCCTGAACCCTGAGATTGCGGCCGACCCGGCGAAGGCCGAGCAGGTGCTCTACAACCTGCGCGCCATCCTGCTCAGCGCCCGCACCAGCCCACACCCGGTGGTGGCGAACGAGGAGTTCACCGCCTGGCTGACCGGCCAGAAGTCCATGCCTCTGGGCAAGGAAGGTGAGCACGTCACCGTCCGCCTGATCGACTTCGACCACCCCGAGGCCAACGAGTGGACGATCTCCACCGAGGTGACGTTCGTTCAGGGCCGGGTGGAAAAGCGCTTCGACCTGGTGCTGTGGTGCAACGGCTTTCCGCTGGTGGTGGGGGAGGCGAAGTCGCCCACGCGGCCCGCCTACACCTGGATCGACGCGGCCGCCCAGATTCACGACGACTACGAGAAGAGCGTCGCGCCGTTCTTCGTGCCGAACGTCTTCTCGTTCGCAACGGAAGGCAAGGACTTCCGGTACGGCACGGTCGGCATGCCGGTCGAGCTGTGGGGCCCCTGGCGGGAAGAGGACACCGACGTGGACGCCCCGGCGAAGATTGGCCTCGCGGCGGTGGGCGAAGCGGTTGACGGGGTTCTAAAGCCCGCGGCGGTGCTGGACTTCCTGCGATTCTTCACGCTGTTCGCGACGGACAAGAAGCACCGGAAGATCAAGATCATCGCTCGCTTCCAGCAGTTCCAGGCGACGAATCTGATCGTGGAGCGCGTGCTACTCGGGAAGGTAAAGCAGGGTTTGATCTGGCACTTCCAGGGCTCCGGGAAGTCCCTGCTGATGGTGTTCACCGCGCTGAAGCTACGGGCCATGGCGCAGCTGACGAACCCGACGATCCTGATCGTGGTGGACCGCATCGACCTGGACACGCAGATCACGGGGACGTTCACCGCGTCCGATGTGCCTGGGCTGGTATCCACCGACGACAGCGCCCAGCTACTGAAACTGCTCGGCGGCGGCGCGCGCAAGATCATCATCACGACCATTCACAAGTTCAAAGATGCTGAAGGCGTCCTGGACGGCCGGAACAACATCATCGCCATGGTCGACGAGGCCCACCGCACGCAGGAGGGCGACCTCGGGCAGAAGATGCGCGCCGCTCTGCCGAATGCTTTCCTCTTCGGTCTGACGGGCACGCCCATCAACAAGCGCGATCGCAACACCTTCATGTGGTTCGGCGCCCAGGAGGACGAAGGCGGGTACCTGTCCCGGTATTCCTTCCAGGACTCCATCCGCGACGGCGCGACGCTGCCCCTGCACTTCGAACCGCGCCTGTCCAAACTACACATCGATCAGGAGGCCATCGACACGGCCTTCGCGGAACTCGCCAGCGAGCGCCGCCTGTCCGAAGAGGACAAGATCACCCTGTCGAAGAAGGCCGCGTCCATCGAGGTGCTCATCAAGGCGCCGGACCGGGTGCGCCAGATCGCGGCCGACATCGCCGAGCACTTCAAGACGAAGATAGAACCGGAAGGCTTCAAGGCGCAGGTTGTGGTGTACGACAAGGCGTCCTGCGTGGCTTACAAGGAAGAGCTCGACCATCACCTGGGCGCGGACGCCTCGACGATCGTGATGTCGAAGGCCCGTGGGGATAAGCCCGAGTGGAGCAAATGGACGCCCGGCGCGGAGGATCTCGAGCAGGTGCTTGCCCGGTTCAACGACCCGGCTGATCCACTGAAGATCATCATCGTGACCGCCAAGCTCCTCACCGGCTTCGACGCGCCGATCCTGCAGTGCCAGTACCTCGACAAGCCACTCAAGGAACACACGCTCCTTCAGGCCATTACCCGCACGAACCGGGTCTACCCGCCGTACAAGAAGTACGGTCTGATCGTGGACTACCTCGGCGTGTTCGACGACGTGGCGAAATCGCTGGCGTTCGACGATCAGGCCGTGCAGCGCGTCATTGCCAACATCGAGGAATTGAAGAACCAGTTGGAGCCGGCCATGGCCGCGGCCATCCAGTTCTTCCCTGGTGTGGACCGCACGGTCGGCGGGTACGAAGGGCTCATTCAGGCACAGTCGGCAATTGCCGACACAGCCACACGGGACGCTTTCGGCCTGGCGTACAGCGTCGTGTCCCAGCTGTGGGAGGCGCTGAGCCCGGACCCCATGCTCGCCGACTACAAGGCTGACTACCGCTGGTTGACGGACGTGTACGAGTCGGTCCGTCCGTCGGACATCACGGGTCGCCTGGTCTGGCACGCGCTGGGCGCCAAGACCATCGACCTGATCAATGAGCACGTCCGCATCGAGATCCCCGAGAGCGCCGAGACGGTTGTACTGGATGCTCAGACCATCGAGGATCTCATGCTCGGGAAGGGCGGAGACGTCCCGCCGAAAGAAATCGAGAAGTTGATCACGGCCCGCATTGCCCGGCACCTGAACAATCCTGTCTTCGTCGCGCTTGGGCAGCGGCTGAACGCCCTCAGGGTGAAGTACGCTGACATCCAGCAGTCCAGCCTCGACTTCCTGCGGGAACTGCTGGAACTCGCGCGCGACACGGTGGCCGCGGAGAAAGCCGTCAAGGAAGTCCCACGAGAAGAGAAAGGCAAAGCAGCCCTCTCGGAACTCTTCGACACTCTCAAGACTGAGCAGACTCCGATCATCGTCGACAACATCGTCAACCGCATCGACGAGGTCGTGCGCGCCATCCGCTTCGACGGGTGGCAGTCCACCATCCGCGGCGATCAGGAGGTGCGGCAAGCCCTGAGGAAAACCCTCTATGTGCAGTTTAAGATCCGTGACAACGACGTTTTCGAGAAGGCGCTCGGGTACATCCGAGAGTATTATTAG